tttatatttaaattgttggaATAAATATGCCTCAGAAGTAGGAGAGGAACTGCAGAGCTGAGGGGGGACAGAGGCGTGGCAAGcatgcagttgcagttggcaGCTCTGTCAGCTTCTAAACAAAAGCcgcaaaaacaaatgttgtGCTACTAAGTACGAGCGGCTTTCTTTATGTTTTAGGAATTGAAAACGAGGCCGAATAACGAACTAGAAAATTAAGAGTAGTTTTCTTAtaccatttattatttatatattattaaaatatataccatttatacccaaatatactataatctAACTTGTTATCACATTGATGACATCATACTCGCATATCTCTACgctataatatataattaattatcgAATTATGACAATGCCATACGATAAAACTGATAAATGTGATAGtaagcatttcatttaatcgTATtagaattttcttttatgttcACAATGAGGTAAAGCAAATAGAACCAGGCAAAGTTCACAGTCCACATGAAGTTTTTCGTTGAGCTATTTTCAGTGGGGTACAGGGGAAAActgaaaattatataaattgtctagcactaatttatttcaactaaaaatcaaaaagGTGAAATGTAAGAATCATGAAACGTAGAAAGTGATTTACTTGGTATTTTGGTTGCACAGCTTATATTATGATTTTAGTTGGAccattttttttgatttaacaCACATTTGCGTAATTGTTCCAACTCGGAAAAGAATCTACAATACTTTCAttctgatttaaaaaaattgtattagtAAACTCAAGATAATTTTGGAGGATTTTTGGCCTAAAAAGTGCGCcaagaacatgaaaatcttAATGTTAGATAACACATCAAGaaaatttgataataaaaagaaaataagataAGAATCTTATTACAAgatcaaaaaatattatgtaGGAAGGATTGCAGAATCTATAAcctaaatttagtatttttggttttattttgagaattaGCATTTTTCAGACTAATGTTCtaagttttaagaattttttctTATAGGGGTTTTATTTAAAGAGCACAATTTTTAAGGCgaatgttcttgattttaaaaatttgtttttttcagtgtatttTTTACAAATTGCAGCTTTCATTGCTTTCAGTGTTTTTTGCTATGTTGAGATATTTCTGCCTGAGTTTGACAATCAGACAATAAAATAGgatattatttgataataaGAGATAACCatgttaaaaaaatacttttggaTTTCATGTTAAATTGTAACCGCTTCGGATAATTGTGAGGTATTATTACCCATAGAGCAAACATATAACTATGTGCttccaggaaatgtatgtaacagatagaaggTCACATGTCCGACCtcatgaaatatatatatttggttgtaatcagataaaaattgtagaagttatttaagaaatatttttgtaaggATAAAAGCGCCTACTTTCTAGGGGTCTAAaatactttggctgacaatgtaGTATAATTtccactctatggtatattttgaatgtgttactatatcaatattccaAAGATATCATTcggtatacaatatttttagtatttttgcggtaccgaactgttttgcttttattcataaTGGTTACCGGGTATCtctcagtcgagcacactcgattgtagctttcttacttgctcaAATGCCAAATTTGAGAATTCATTGCCATAAGATAGCTGCCCTACAATGCTAATCTTAAGTTGAGCATTCTttttctgtagttgttgcacAGATTTCATTGGCATCATTGTTCGTCTccctcatcatcgtcatcctctTGGTTTTGGTTACCCCAACCTTTTTCTCCAGATTCACCTATTCACCTGCATAGAATCGCAAAGCGAAACCAGAGCGAACACGACTGGGACAGCAgaaaaagtcaaaagaaaaataagacagagtgcgagagagaggtagagacTAGAAagaggagagaaagagagaggggaggggagaaGGAGTGTGGAAAAAATCTCAGCTGCAAATGACTTGTATGCCATTGAGATAAacccaaaaattatttatttttgccataAACTCGTAAAGGACTTTTGGCTTTGCCATTGTTGACTAGTCTCATGtgcctgtgtatgtgtgtgtatttgtgtgtgttgctgtcgttttctatatgttttgtatttgtatttgtatttcagATTCCAacgccaacaccaacaccaacagcaatagcagcagcagcaacaacaacaaccacattgGACAATGGCAACTAACTACAATTCCGTAGGCAATTAATTTAGCtggaaaaaccaaaaatacaaaacagacTCACAAACATTCaaacacactctcacacacatgtataaacacgtggcaaaaatataaaatggcCGCAGAGCCGTTGCCGACGTCGTCAGTCACttgcaaaaataaaccaaaaaaaaaaacagaaaaaaaatgaagagaaaagcgacaaaaaataaaagaaaacttgaaTGGAAATTCAATTGAGTGACatgaaaatggaatttttcatattttgctgttgcttctacCGCTGTCtctggtgttgctgctgtttttgctgttgttgttgttgttgctaccatcaactgctgctgctgctgagttgaggcaaagcgaagcgaaacGTTTTGGCTGCCAGGCACATCACAAACACAATTTTCTGTTGtagtagttgctgttgcctcgcctgttgttgctgctgttgcttttggccGCAATAATAgtgagaacaacaacaataaactaGCAAACCGttttacagcaacaacaacaaaaacaacagcaggagcagcaggcgacccacactcacacacacactcacacatacacacaatcGCAACGCACAAACCAGCAACATCAGATTctactctctatctctctctctcactctttcactctctttgCCTCTCCCCTACCCCCAATTTCATTCGCTCTTTCTGTAGTTCTTGCGAGCTGCCCCCCAAAAAACGTTTGCGTCTGACATTTTCATAATTAGGTATTCAAAATCTTTAATAACGGTTACtcttgctgccgctgctgctgttgctgccatttgccattgctgctgtcgctctcattgttgttgttgttgttgttgctcgagCTGTTGctcagacacagacacacgcgtCTTTCTTAaacgtttttttgttgtccttgtattttagtttgcttttttgtttttatttgagctgctgctgtggctgtggctgctgctgctgcttttgccgctgttgctgttgttgttgccaatgtTGCCACAAGTTTTTGTGTCTGTGGGGCATTACTCGCCGTAACACACACTCAGTTGGGTTTCGCCAGTATGCCGCTGTTACTGTCTGTAGGTTAAGCAAACGTCTGTCTATAGCTGCTGGCAGTAGATGTTgcaagtggcagcaacagcagcagcaacagcagcaagcaaattGCCGTTTGAGTCCTTTGAGTATTGCAATTATGTTACAGCTGTTTCCCAAATTTCGTCATCCCTATATTCCTAAGCTCAGTTAGCATACGCCATACTTTTAACAATCTAGCGTTAACTtatctacatatattcttTGTTCTGATTATTTACTGACAGACGAATTGACAAACAGTCAAAAAAGTGAATGTTTGAACTCGGAAATTTACACACAATTTAATAAGGAAAGATTCTTTacgttctctctttctctctctttctctctctctctctgccaaCTCTATCGCCTTAAGGTTAATATGAAAGCTATAGATTTGAAAAGGTTACTAATGTAAAATATCTTGGATGCCTGATCAGAAGAAGCCAAATCAATATCAACCGTCTCttaacatatatacaaaaaagatCAATTGGTTATCTGACAAATTTCTATTTAGGATCTCTTCTGAAAAAAAGTTTCGAGAAATAGTTTAACGTTGTGGAAAAACTAGTTGGCACATAATaaaacaagtcagaaagctgtatatcaatatatactaaattatactatatttcttatttagaTATactactaaattaaaaataaacaatgaaataaaaaataaaccagattGTCGAATTCAATTAAGACCCGACCTTTGGATTTTAATCGGAAGATgcttgatttttatacccgctatccatagggtagaagggtattataactttgtgccgacaggaaatatatgtaacaggtagaaggaggcatctccgaccctataaagtatatatattcttgaccaGCGTCAAgagagacgatctagccatgtccgtctgtccgtatgaacacctagatctcagagactataagagatagagctataattttatgtttgcacgcagatcaagtttgtttcgaatttttgccacgccccctttcgcccccgcaaatcaaaaaaaatcgaaaaacaagcgatcaaataaaaattgtcgaagttattaaagaaatacttttgtatgggcaaaaacgcctacttacaaggggtcttagttgctttggctgacaatctggtatattgtgccgtctatggtatattgaatggtgtactatatcgatataccaaacataccatttggtatatttttagtatttttagtattttcggtatattttgaaaatgattccgcaatattttgcctttattaaaatgggtagcgggtatctcacagtcgagtacactcgactgtagttttcttacttgtttcaagTACTTTTTTGCGCAGTAGTCAAGCATTgtcataataattttaatcagtaattaaatatattgaaagtaaaagtataaaaaaatcgaatttctatacctgctacccattgggaagaagagtattataactttgtgcctgcaggagaAGTATGTGACAAGCAGAATGAGGCATCTCCCACCCTATGTTCAGCGTCAACGACACGATCTCAGAGGCTATAAGagatatatgtagatattttCAGACCccgaaaatagcaaaaacaccAAATAGCAAGTGCAATTTTACAGAtagatttttggtacatacagtATTAACAACagtatttataattcctgaaaatttgtttgcgatcggataaaaattgtggaatttcttttgtatggAATAAAATACCTACTGcaatcgggtcttagttgcttttattaataatcTGGTTTAACTTAtactcgatggtatattttaaatgtggtactatattgatataccaaatacaaccttcggtatattttagcttttttttgtatattaatttggtaaattaatttggtaaattaatttggtatctcacagtcaagtcCATTCGCTTTCTTATAACGTTCGAACTACAGGTTCATAGTATTAACTTGGCCATTGATGTTTAATTAGTAAATAATTGAGGACAAAGAAGtttatacatgcatatatatatgtaaatacatttaatcTAATTCATCGTTATTTCTTTGAAACCCATCAACGACAGTCAAATAGATGTCGAAATAAGTTTTACTTCAGTGATTTCAGTAATTTCTGAATGTATTCGACAGCTGTGCtcattaagaaaataaatatgtagtCTCGtggactttttttttttaatttcaataagttCTTAGAACAACTGTCTTCCTCGTCTTGCCTTGTCAAATCCCTTTACATTGTTCACACTCAAGTTACCGTCAGTAGCAGAAGCACTATTATGCCTTCATCCTTCACTTCAGCTCGCCGGGAGGCAATGTATTGAAACCCCGAGGAAGAGACGGCATCAGTCTCGGTCTCAGTTTGAGTctcagccacagccacagcttcAGTCTCGGCTCGGCAGCCTCAGGTCAGTTGTCACTGCCGGTGACAATTTTTACGCGTCTTGTTGGACAAGGCAACTGCTGAGCAGGACAACCAGCAGGATGCAATCGTAGCCTGCAGCATCATGTCATAAAAAAGAGttcatttaatgaaatttaaatatattaaattaattaattgaattgctcaaatatttggcaaacaTTTCAGAATAAGAATGAATCAGTTCTAAATTTTCTGCTTGATTAATAGCGAAAGTGAATTGTATCATTCGACAGACTACCTCAAAATTATACGAATGAGTaatataagttttatttttgtataatcgGCAATATTCAATCAAACATTTTCCCTTATCGAATTTCATACGAATAAGTACTTACATTTACTATCAGATTAATAGTTATTGCTCACTGCCCAACAATAAATGCGCTTAtcgcttttcatttaatatgataataattaatgaCACTTATTTTACGGCCCATTGTACACTTAAAAATTTGGGTACTGAAAAATCAGGAGACAAAAGGGGGACTatctttattaattaacaatatgtagaaataataattataattattattttttatatataaagattttctgtacatatattaataaatgcagTCTTTATGAATTTTCTGTTATAAAgttgttttgaaaatttagtaaatttattataaattattatattatattataatagtaTTATAATGATATATGTCAGAAAAGTGCTGCTGCAGTCGGATTTGGTTGAGAATATTTaacactatggtatattttcaatatatttgtatatcaatataccaagtagATAGtctaaaataatttagtattttttggaaCGCTGATTTTGTATACTTAAATTTGATACcgcacaattttttttttttttttttttttttaacggGAATCTTGTAGTTGAGTAAACTCGACAGTTTGTGACTTTGTAGCATTCTTTGCCTTACTTCACTGATTCGCCGAGTGTAGCTTTACGATACGAAAAAGTAATGAATGAAAGTAATATCGATAAGCGCTGTTATCATCAGTACTTAAACTGCGCTATTTTCTGTTTTAGATCAGTTCTTAGACGGATCTCAAACAGAATAGTTGTCAAAAATCGCAATGCATAGTAATATTTCGATTGTGTTAGTGTTGCTTCTTGGCTGCTTTATGCAGACAACTTACTCAGAGGATCCTACAACTAATAAGCCCACAACAATTGCGCCGGAGTTTTCCTGCACTACGCACAATGGATTAGCTACCGATCTAGAAGCTGTATGTCTGCAGACATTTTCTTCCCGTCATCGAAATTAGTTTCActtatgaattttattgtttattgtttagaTCGCTGGCTCTTGGTATGAGGCTGCGCGTGCATACGATGAGGACGATGTCCAGTGTCTGAAGTACTCCATTGAAGCTACTCCCGATGGTGATAATAGGATTAACATCAAATTGGAGTATGTGAGCACCGCCGATGGGAAGTGGGAGCCTGAAATAGATTCAGCTCTCCTTCCCTGGGACGATAACGCCAAGAATGGAATTTTTAGCTGGACCAATGACGAGACATCTGAGACGTCTGTCACCTTCAAAATGGTTTCCATGGATAACTCCTCTTATGCATTTCTTTGCGGCTACAAGGGAATCGGTTCTCAACCGCTTTTTAAGGTGCTAACACGTGAGCGAGCGCTAAGTAGTGACCAAAAGACTCTCAttgaagaaaaatttaatgatCTTTGTCAAAATGAGGCATTGGTCTGGGTGGAACAGTCAGAGCAAAAATGCAACTCGGCAATGCGCTCTATAGGTCAAACACTTTTAGTTTTGCTTTcaactttacttatttttcaaTAGTTCAACTCGACTAAATCCATAAAATATCAGATTAACTCCATAATGtttttttaacaattgcacaaaatatttaaagctctacatttaaaaaatcataTGACACATGCGATAACATATCTTCTTCTTAAAAAATGTACAGATAGAATGTAATGATAACACTCAAAATATTGCAGAACTTAAACTCGATTGAAGCTGTTAAGCAGTATAgaacaatacaaaagtataactccaattaaatttatttagtttcgTTATTACTTTCCTCAAAATGTGTTAAGATCCGGCTCAAGAACATGTATTCGCTATGGGGTTGGAAATGTCTACTCTTATATGTTGATACaaataacatatattaaaaattgatgtGAAAATATACTGTCATATTCAGCCAGCGGCATTATTTTTcacatatgttatgtataattgaaaaattgtaatttagaATTTACCCATATCCTGACTGTaaattcaaatcgaaatcaaGTCAAGGTGAAGTCATAAGATTATATTTTGAGATGcatttattgcattaaaagAAACAATATACGAAAGCAACTTAAACGTTGAAAAAAATGATAAGGtgaacaaaaaggaaaagatcATGACTTGTTTACTTTGGGCCGCTCTGTccgctgtctgtctgtctgtctgtccgtctatgAACATCTGTGAGCATTGTCCTGTCCTGTCTGTCCTGTCTGCCCTGCCCAGGCTATATGGGCAAATCCTACAAACAGTCCACCAGCGaccaatttataaatttcacattttgtaattttcctTTACATGGAACATTAAAGGAGATAtcgaattttaagaatttaaagtaaaaaagaaatttcgatCATTATGAATGCACAAATTTTTATCAAACGCAACCCAACCTCTTTGCACTTTTCAAAATTCCAAATTTTACATTAATGTTAACACAGTGAATGAACTTatgttctttaattttaatgaaaaaaaaaattatttttccgCTCTGTGCACTGTGTCCGCTCTtacattacattttacatttaacattacatttcacattttacattacattttacattttacattacatttcacattttacattacattttacattgtACATtgtacattttacattttacattttacattttacattttacattttacttttacattttacattacattttgcatttcacatttcacatttcacattttacattttacattttacattttacattttacattttacattttacattacattttacattttacattacattttacattttacattacaTTTCACATCTtacattacattttacattttacattacatttcacattttacattacattttacattttaaattttacattttacatttaacattacattttgcatttcacatttcacattttacattttacattttacattttacattttacattttgcattttacattttacattttacattttacattttacattacaTGTCCGCTCTGTCTCAGAAACAGTGAATTGGAGCAA
This is a stretch of genomic DNA from Drosophila albomicans strain 15112-1751.03 chromosome 3, ASM965048v2, whole genome shotgun sequence. It encodes these proteins:
- the LOC117570593 gene encoding uncharacterized protein LOC117570593; this translates as MHSNISIVLVLLLGCFMQTTYSEDPTTNKPTTIAPEFSCTTHNGLATDLEAIAGSWYEAARAYDEDDVQCLKYSIEATPDGDNRINIKLEYVSTADGKWEPEIDSALLPWDDNAKNGIFSWTNDETSETSVTFKMVSMDNSSYAFLCGYKGIGSQPLFKVLTRERALSSDQKTLIEEKFNDLCQNEALVWVEQSEQKCNSAMRSIGQTLLVLLSTLLIFQ